A part of Olleya sp. Bg11-27 genomic DNA contains:
- a CDS encoding carboxypeptidase regulatory-like domain-containing protein has protein sequence MIRPFLFFLFVMLANNALLAQDTLVKGSVNDAITNLPIVGVIVTIEDSSLSTRTDDFGQFRFHENIPLGEQVLRIEHLQYITKRYPIIINEGQTIDIQDMVLTFNVVDNKALYVISISDDQLNSEDDGLTSNVSGLLQSSKDAFLSAAAYDFSATFFRPRGLDNANSKVLINGLEFNKQNTGRPQWGNWGGINDVQRNQEFSMGMASNDYSFGDLAGTNNIIMRASKYRKGGRLSLSSANRSYQGRLMLSYNSGIMKNNWAYSVLASRRFGNGGYVEGTLYDANSFAASIEKQINDKHSINLTSIYAQNRRGKGTALTDEVFNLKGRHYNPFWGTQNGEVRNSRIRNIEEPIIMLNHYWDISEKTEINTNIGYQFGTSGNTRVDNGGTRLVNFQGQDSYIGGARNTDPTYYQNLPSYFLNVDGGPTAYNYEQAYIAQQTFKNDGQFNWNDLYIANTISANQGFNSIYAIQEDRVDDKQLMANVIFDTELSDNIRLNAAVNYRDLKSENFALVSDLLGGTGYLDVDFFSDETTESTDGTLTTAQSDIRNPNRIVTEGGRYKYNYNINASVYSAFAQSVFNYSKVDFYLAGNVSTTNYQRDGLFENGYFTGHSFGKGEKVQFKNFGAKAGATYKVSGRHILDFNGAYFTKAPNIRNTFANVRQSNMLIEDADSQIITSIDASYIFRSTIVKARLTGFYSNFKKGTETGFYYSEGVGNNLVQEAVTGIETQRIGAEFGIEAQVTPTVKFKGAVSVGQYTYNNNPNLTFYSQEFGVGRAVFGNGTTNLKNLHVSGGPEQALQLGFEYRDPGYWNVGVTANHFSNAYVNTSAIKRSAAFVTDPELYSETQFQEGTADGAVYVLTGGEINNIDPDIAKQLLHQEQFDSYMLVNIIGGKSWRMGDYFAGFFATINNVLNQEYKTGGFEQSRRVDYRSQLVEQTNANGPVFGNRYFFGNGTTYYLNVYVRF, from the coding sequence ATGATAAGACCTTTTTTGTTTTTTTTATTTGTAATGCTCGCAAATAATGCTCTTTTAGCTCAGGATACCTTGGTAAAGGGGAGTGTGAATGATGCGATAACTAATTTGCCCATTGTTGGAGTGATTGTTACTATTGAAGACTCTAGTTTATCTACACGTACAGATGATTTTGGGCAATTTCGCTTTCATGAAAACATTCCATTAGGAGAGCAGGTTTTAAGAATTGAACATTTACAGTACATCACAAAACGGTATCCCATAATTATAAACGAAGGACAAACGATAGATATACAGGATATGGTATTAACCTTTAATGTCGTTGATAATAAAGCGTTATATGTTATTTCTATTTCCGATGATCAATTGAATAGCGAAGACGATGGGTTAACTAGTAATGTGTCGGGATTATTACAATCTTCTAAAGATGCTTTTTTAAGTGCAGCAGCTTACGATTTTAGTGCAACTTTTTTTAGACCAAGAGGCTTGGATAATGCTAACAGTAAAGTGTTAATAAACGGTCTCGAATTCAATAAACAAAATACAGGTCGACCACAATGGGGAAATTGGGGAGGAATTAATGATGTGCAACGTAACCAAGAGTTTTCAATGGGAATGGCTTCTAATGATTATAGTTTTGGAGATTTAGCAGGGACAAATAATATTATTATGAGGGCTTCTAAATACCGAAAAGGGGGACGTTTGTCTTTGTCTTCTGCTAATAGAAGCTATCAAGGGCGTTTAATGTTAAGTTATAACTCTGGTATAATGAAAAATAATTGGGCGTATAGTGTTTTAGCTTCTAGAAGATTTGGCAATGGAGGGTATGTGGAGGGCACGTTGTATGATGCTAATTCTTTTGCTGCTTCTATAGAAAAACAAATCAATGATAAACACAGTATTAATCTAACTTCTATTTATGCTCAAAATAGGAGAGGTAAAGGAACGGCTTTAACGGATGAAGTTTTTAATTTAAAAGGAAGACATTATAATCCTTTTTGGGGAACGCAGAATGGTGAAGTGAGAAATTCTAGAATACGTAACATAGAAGAGCCTATTATCATGTTGAATCATTATTGGGATATTTCTGAAAAAACAGAAATTAATACAAATATTGGCTACCAATTCGGGACCTCTGGAAATACAAGGGTAGATAATGGTGGGACGCGTTTAGTAAATTTTCAAGGACAAGATAGTTACATTGGAGGTGCGCGTAATACAGATCCTACGTATTACCAAAACTTACCAAGTTATTTTTTGAATGTTGACGGAGGGCCAACAGCTTATAATTATGAACAAGCTTATATAGCACAACAAACGTTTAAAAATGATGGTCAGTTTAATTGGAACGACCTTTATATTGCTAATACAATTTCAGCAAATCAAGGGTTTAATTCAATTTATGCTATTCAAGAAGATAGAGTAGACGATAAGCAGTTAATGGCTAATGTTATTTTTGATACAGAGTTAAGTGATAATATTCGTTTAAACGCAGCAGTGAATTATAGGGATTTAAAAAGCGAAAACTTCGCATTGGTTTCAGATTTATTAGGAGGAACAGGTTATTTGGATGTTGATTTTTTTTCTGATGAAACTACAGAGTCTACCGATGGGACATTAACAACAGCACAATCAGATATAAGAAATCCTAATAGGATAGTTACAGAAGGGGGACGTTATAAATACAATTATAATATTAATGCTAGTGTGTATAGTGCTTTTGCGCAATCTGTATTTAATTATAGTAAAGTAGACTTTTATTTAGCGGGTAATGTTTCAACAACAAATTATCAACGGGACGGACTTTTTGAAAACGGCTATTTTACCGGTCATTCTTTTGGTAAGGGAGAAAAAGTTCAATTTAAAAATTTTGGAGCAAAAGCAGGCGCAACTTATAAAGTGTCTGGTCGGCATATATTGGATTTTAATGGGGCATACTTCACTAAGGCGCCTAATATTAGAAATACGTTTGCTAATGTTAGACAGTCCAATATGCTTATTGAAGATGCGGATAGTCAAATTATTACAAGTATAGATGCCAGTTATATTTTTAGATCTACAATTGTAAAAGCACGATTAACAGGGTTTTATTCTAATTTTAAAAAAGGGACAGAAACGGGTTTTTATTATAGTGAAGGTGTAGGTAATAATTTAGTGCAAGAAGCAGTCACGGGTATAGAGACACAACGCATTGGAGCTGAATTTGGTATAGAAGCTCAGGTGACCCCTACGGTTAAGTTTAAAGGCGCCGTTTCTGTTGGGCAATATACTTATAACAATAACCCTAATTTAACTTTTTATAGTCAAGAATTTGGTGTGGGTCGTGCAGTCTTTGGAAACGGAACAACAAACCTTAAGAATTTACATGTTTCTGGAGGACCAGAACAAGCATTACAATTAGGTTTTGAGTATCGTGATCCGGGATACTGGAATGTTGGTGTTACTGCTAACCACTTTTCTAACGCTTATGTCAATACAAGTGCAATAAAAAGAAGTGCGGCTTTTGTAACGGATCCAGAATTATATTCAGAAACGCAGTTTCAGGAAGGTACGGCGGATGGAGCTGTTTATGTTTTAACTGGCGGTGAGATTAATAATATAGATCCAGATATTGCTAAACAATTATTGCACCAAGAACAGTTTGACTCTTATATGCTCGTCAATATAATTGGTGGTAAGTCCTGGCGAATGGGGGATTATTTTGCTGGTTTTTTTGCAACAATTAATAATGTACTTAATCAAGAGTACAAAACTGGTGGATTTGAGCAATCTAGACGCGTCGACTACCGAAGCCAATTAGTAGAACAAACTAATGCTAATGGACCTGTTTTTGGGAATCGTTATTTTTTTGGAAATGGGACTACTTATTATTTAAATGTTTATGTAAGATTTTAA
- a CDS encoding DUF5689 domain-containing protein — translation MKTYKVAWLIVSLFVCISCVEDDNFDIPMSLSGITAYPNDQAQFNSINAVLGNFGTGTGDPVTYEAVAEGVLEKYTEGYVVSSDEGGNFYKQLVIQDAPENPTAAIVIQVDKNPMFTQYEFGRKVYVKLNGLAVGESNGVIQLGRLEGGQIARIPSTQVTEYIKRTDEVAAVIAKEVSIVDFSDGLESQYIRLNNMTFADDHMGQTFASENNDSFNGERVMLNCLGNSVILSTSTFSDFKSVTLPENRGSSDGVLTRDFYDDFYTLYINTPEALHFNNLEPCSEALLTAYFTEASDNTNFNFEGWLNSTEEGSESWTEQVYQGNGFAEFSALSSGDSNNTGWLISPVLDLDQGDGEILTFQTEHAYPDVGHDAIKVYISTNFDGTPVGILNATWQTLEFTSSLEANFDNWYTWTGSGDIDLSTFSGQGYIAFVYTGSDTNNLNSTVHLDNVFVTVQ, via the coding sequence ATGAAGACTTACAAAGTAGCGTGGCTAATAGTAAGTTTATTTGTTTGTATTAGTTGCGTAGAAGATGATAATTTTGATATACCTATGAGCCTTTCAGGGATTACGGCATATCCAAATGACCAAGCTCAGTTTAATTCGATTAACGCTGTTTTAGGAAACTTTGGAACAGGTACCGGAGATCCAGTTACTTATGAAGCAGTAGCAGAAGGTGTTTTGGAAAAATATACCGAAGGTTATGTTGTTTCAAGTGATGAGGGCGGAAATTTTTATAAACAGTTAGTTATACAGGATGCTCCGGAAAACCCAACAGCAGCTATTGTCATTCAAGTAGATAAAAATCCTATGTTTACTCAGTATGAGTTTGGACGTAAAGTATATGTCAAACTAAACGGTTTGGCAGTAGGAGAAAGTAATGGTGTGATTCAGTTAGGGCGGTTAGAAGGTGGTCAGATAGCGCGGATTCCCAGCACACAAGTGACAGAATATATTAAAAGGACTGACGAGGTTGCTGCAGTAATTGCAAAAGAAGTTTCTATTGTCGATTTTTCAGACGGATTAGAAAGTCAATATATTAGATTGAATAATATGACATTTGCTGATGATCATATGGGGCAGACTTTTGCTTCAGAAAATAATGATAGTTTTAATGGCGAGCGTGTCATGCTTAATTGCTTAGGAAATAGTGTTATTTTAAGTACAAGTACCTTTTCTGATTTTAAAAGTGTGACTTTACCTGAAAACCGAGGCAGTAGTGATGGGGTTTTAACTAGAGATTTTTATGACGACTTTTATACTCTCTATATAAATACACCAGAAGCACTACACTTTAATAATCTTGAGCCTTGTTCTGAAGCTTTATTAACCGCTTATTTTACGGAAGCTTCAGATAATACTAATTTTAATTTTGAGGGTTGGTTGAATAGTACTGAGGAGGGTAGCGAATCTTGGACAGAGCAAGTATATCAAGGCAATGGATTTGCTGAGTTTTCTGCTTTATCATCAGGAGATAGTAATAATACAGGGTGGCTTATTTCTCCTGTATTGGATTTAGACCAAGGAGATGGAGAAATATTAACTTTTCAAACAGAACATGCATATCCAGATGTAGGACATGACGCAATAAAAGTTTATATTTCCACAAATTTTGATGGGACACCAGTGGGTATTTTAAATGCAACTTGGCAAACATTAGAGTTTACGTCAAGTTTAGAGGCTAATTTTGATAATTGGTATACTTGGACAGGTTCTGGAGATATTGATTTGTCAACATTTTCTGGACAAGGTTACATCGCTTTTGTGTACACAGGGAGTGATACTAATAATTTAAACTCAACGGTGCATTTGGATAATGTATTTGTAACAGTACAATAA
- a CDS encoding OmpA family protein — translation MKKLFNFLLIIFLFASAFIANAQQGDTNYFQLSPRIGYDFPSYNNNTPYIDYKGGLDLGLSLDYYWNWFGLGMDFDYIKNQSESQYPTDNLYDTTGALVTNFNLVEDNISRLFFGIGPNFQFRSLSRKFTAEFSTRVGLASIEGGRTYLQSTMPTTQPLNFHAGYDDSGVLTFKGQMRFTYYLNDNFGINAGAYYMRHLGATELYDTPLAVSTGYYPLVDITGAAGATGNGQDPNGPLLREEPCDCDISSVGLFAGVTFKFNKKEKVEVCEVCGEDHMPRCCATCGCSVTVTALDKFTGEILPDTDVILTDLHENIVQAGTTNSYGVVVFNDVAQNDYIVTGRLYNVDLDETSISINEFIACKKEGNSIQKEIKYGDLNFILKGDVVECNTAIGIQGVDIILKDKLQAGQKNTLSDVEGDFIFHLKQASTYALNGRKNGYFSNEVHVSTTDMDRNKSLFIDFEMCVNPCGQAIKLDNIIFNLDKWDILPAAGPDLEYVVKLMQDNPSIKVEMSSHTDSRGSNKYNQELSQKRAQSTVDYLMTKGVLRGRLIARGAGESELLNRCADGVKCLESEHTINRRTEFKVVCSE, via the coding sequence ATGAAAAAGCTATTCAATTTTTTATTAATCATATTTTTATTTGCTTCGGCATTTATTGCAAATGCCCAACAAGGAGATACTAATTATTTTCAGTTGTCACCAAGAATTGGTTATGACTTTCCAAGTTATAATAACAATACACCTTATATAGATTATAAAGGCGGTTTAGACTTGGGGTTATCTTTAGATTATTATTGGAATTGGTTTGGTCTGGGGATGGACTTTGATTATATAAAAAATCAATCCGAAAGTCAATACCCAACAGATAATTTGTACGATACAACTGGGGCATTAGTCACTAATTTTAATTTAGTAGAGGATAATATATCTAGACTATTTTTTGGTATAGGGCCAAACTTTCAATTTAGAAGCTTGTCTAGAAAATTTACTGCAGAATTTAGTACACGCGTTGGATTAGCATCAATAGAAGGGGGGCGTACTTATTTGCAAAGTACAATGCCTACTACTCAACCATTAAACTTTCATGCAGGTTATGATGATTCAGGAGTCCTTACTTTTAAAGGGCAAATGAGGTTTACTTACTATTTAAATGACAATTTTGGAATTAATGCAGGTGCTTATTATATGCGCCATCTTGGTGCTACCGAATTATACGATACGCCGCTAGCTGTGTCGACTGGGTATTATCCTCTAGTAGATATTACTGGGGCTGCAGGAGCTACAGGTAATGGACAAGATCCAAATGGTCCTTTGTTAAGAGAAGAACCATGTGATTGTGATATTTCTTCTGTTGGGTTATTTGCTGGTGTAACTTTTAAATTTAATAAAAAAGAAAAAGTTGAGGTTTGTGAGGTTTGCGGAGAAGACCATATGCCTAGATGTTGTGCAACTTGTGGTTGTAGTGTAACCGTTACTGCTTTAGATAAATTTACAGGAGAAATCTTACCGGATACAGATGTGATATTAACGGATTTACACGAAAATATAGTGCAGGCAGGTACAACAAATTCTTATGGAGTGGTTGTTTTTAATGACGTAGCACAAAACGATTATATCGTTACGGGTAGATTGTACAATGTAGACTTAGATGAAACCTCGATTTCTATAAATGAATTTATTGCCTGTAAGAAAGAGGGTAATAGCATTCAAAAAGAAATTAAATATGGAGATCTTAATTTTATTTTAAAAGGAGATGTAGTTGAGTGTAATACAGCTATAGGTATTCAAGGCGTGGATATTATCTTAAAAGATAAGCTTCAAGCTGGACAAAAAAATACATTGTCTGATGTAGAAGGAGATTTTATTTTTCATTTAAAGCAAGCATCGACTTACGCATTAAATGGTAGAAAGAATGGTTATTTTTCGAATGAAGTACATGTTTCTACAACAGATATGGATAGAAATAAGTCCTTGTTTATAGATTTTGAAATGTGTGTTAATCCGTGTGGTCAGGCTATTAAATTGGATAATATCATTTTTAATCTTGATAAATGGGATATTTTACCTGCAGCAGGCCCGGATTTGGAGTATGTTGTAAAACTAATGCAGGATAATCCATCTATTAAAGTTGAAATGTCATCACATACGGACTCTAGAGGTAGTAATAAATATAATCAAGAGTTATCTCAAAAACGTGCCCAGTCTACAGTAGACTATTTAATGACTAAAGGAGTTTTAAGAGGTCGTTTGATTGCTCGAGGAGCAGGAGAGTCAGAACTACTTAACCGTTGTGCAGATGGAGTAAAATGTTTAGAAAGTGAGCATACAATTAATCGTAGAACGGAGTTTAAGGTCGTTTGTTCAGAATAA
- a CDS encoding endonuclease: MKHLNYHLIFFLLLIFTNVNGQEKKNFRIHTVAFYNLENLFDTINDPTKYDEASPMMEIKANRSKIYKKKIQNMARVIYDIGSDITHNSPALIGVCEIENSTVLEDIVNDSLLLHKDYAIVHFDGPDNRSIDVGLLYQKSLFQVISKSTHTLKIYDSESHKRQNTRDQLLVTGKLEDETIHIIVNHWPSRRGGEAKSRPKRIAAAKLNKHLIDSLQSINPYTKIITMGDLNDNPTNTSVKEILKAERKKEKVAFKGIYNPFINMFKQSGLGTTAYRDAWSLFDQIMMTKPFLDKDYSNWTYYKAGIFNQNYLVTKKGRFEGYPLRSFADGGFTNGFSDHFPVYIYLIKAIETK, encoded by the coding sequence ATGAAACACTTAAATTACCACCTTATTTTCTTTCTACTACTGATTTTTACAAATGTAAATGGACAAGAAAAAAAGAACTTCCGAATACACACTGTAGCATTTTACAACCTTGAAAACCTATTTGACACCATTAATGATCCTACCAAATATGACGAAGCAAGTCCCATGATGGAGATTAAGGCCAATCGTTCTAAAATTTATAAGAAAAAAATACAAAATATGGCACGTGTCATTTATGACATTGGTAGCGACATTACCCATAATAGTCCTGCATTAATAGGCGTGTGTGAAATTGAAAATAGTACGGTCCTAGAAGACATTGTAAATGATTCTTTATTATTACATAAGGATTACGCAATTGTCCATTTTGATGGCCCAGACAACAGAAGCATAGATGTGGGGCTTTTATATCAAAAATCATTATTTCAAGTTATCTCAAAAAGCACACATACTCTAAAAATATATGATAGCGAGAGTCATAAACGTCAAAACACAAGAGACCAATTACTAGTCACAGGAAAATTGGAAGACGAAACAATACACATCATTGTTAATCATTGGCCATCACGACGTGGAGGAGAAGCTAAAAGCAGACCTAAACGCATTGCTGCCGCCAAACTTAATAAACACTTAATAGATAGCTTACAATCCATAAATCCCTATACAAAAATAATAACTATGGGCGATTTAAATGATAACCCGACAAACACCAGTGTAAAAGAGATCTTGAAAGCTGAAAGAAAAAAAGAAAAAGTAGCATTTAAAGGTATTTACAACCCATTTATAAACATGTTTAAACAATCTGGCTTAGGAACTACTGCCTATAGAGATGCCTGGAGTTTATTTGATCAAATAATGATGACTAAACCATTTTTGGATAAAGACTACTCTAATTGGACCTACTACAAAGCCGGCATTTTTAACCAGAATTATCTAGTGACAAAAAAAGGACGGTTTGAAGGTTATCCACTACGTAGTTTTGCTGATGGCGGTTTTACCAACGGTTTTAGTGATCACTTCCCTGTATACATATATTTAATTAAAGCGATAGAAACTAAATAA
- a CDS encoding TonB-dependent receptor, with product MKNTIKVMFFAVTLMFSAFTMAQSTVTGTVMDGEFNSSLPSASIVEQGTTNGTITDFDGTFTFETQASSGVLIISYVGYGKKTISFSDSINLGNIFLTSDNSLDEVVVVGTGVIDLAGGRETPIAVSTIKGKDIQLKAAGNAEFGEALKNTPSVYVSSQAGGFGDSQIFLRGFDQTNTAYLLNGQPINGMEDGNMYWSNWSGMSDVANAVQIQRGLGASKLAISSVGGTVNIVSKTTENQEGGFVRFLGGNDSYAKATASYSSGLKESGWAYTVLIDHWQAYRKYSEGTAGQGQNYLFSVGYKPNEDHTFNFLLTGAPQWHDQNFSDDLDNYETYGEKYNANSGYLEGSRFTERRNYYHKPVANLNWDFNIKENLELSTVLYASWGRGGGTGGAGSGRVRDNASGLIDFDQIVENNIGSATTIDGGQYGTRDDSYLRRSSVNAHNWYGVLSNLSYEAGDNWSFNVGVDGRTYNGIHFYQLENTLGLDGYIDVEGTNRPNDYVITETFEANPWSTLFDYADDDQRFNYNYEEVINYVGSFGQAEYKNDNFSGFIQAAVSTQSYQREGFFVGNGNGLGKSEKIEKVGYNLKGGFAYKINDNHALFVNAGTFSRQPFLDNVFSNIRYENTLTKPDVENEEITSFEGGYRFKGKEWRINVDVYSTEWGNRFLSTNGPEQAGADGFNGTADDEFSTYRLTDITQRHKGVEFDFEYRPTAASFSFKGYGSIGDWKYDGETPYTLQNQDTGDFITTGGETVDLTGVKIGNAPQTSFGVGVRVKLLEGLSADMDYNIYTDLYEFVDPEDVAREALAGGTYESIGISGYSLADAGITYNFDLGSNKMSFRGNVYNLFNEAYISQKDAFGYYLGVGRTFNASLRYNF from the coding sequence ATGAAAAACACAATTAAAGTTATGTTTTTTGCAGTGACATTAATGTTTTCTGCATTTACAATGGCTCAAAGTACTGTTACAGGTACAGTTATGGACGGCGAATTTAACTCATCACTGCCAAGTGCAAGTATAGTTGAGCAAGGTACAACTAATGGTACAATTACTGATTTTGATGGTACGTTTACTTTTGAGACTCAGGCAAGTTCAGGTGTTCTTATAATCTCATATGTAGGTTATGGTAAAAAAACAATCTCTTTTAGTGATAGTATTAACCTTGGTAATATATTCTTAACATCAGATAATTCTTTAGATGAGGTTGTTGTTGTTGGAACAGGAGTTATAGATTTAGCCGGAGGAAGAGAAACTCCAATTGCAGTATCTACAATTAAAGGTAAAGACATTCAGTTAAAAGCAGCAGGTAATGCAGAGTTTGGTGAAGCTTTAAAAAATACGCCATCGGTTTATGTGTCAAGTCAAGCCGGAGGATTTGGTGATAGTCAGATCTTTTTAAGAGGTTTTGATCAAACTAACACGGCTTACTTATTAAATGGACAACCAATTAATGGTATGGAAGATGGGAATATGTACTGGTCAAATTGGTCTGGTATGAGTGATGTTGCTAATGCCGTACAGATTCAACGTGGATTAGGTGCTTCAAAGTTAGCTATATCTTCAGTAGGAGGGACAGTAAACATTGTTTCTAAAACTACAGAAAATCAAGAAGGTGGTTTTGTAAGGTTTTTGGGTGGTAACGATAGCTATGCTAAAGCAACAGCGTCATACAGCTCAGGGTTAAAAGAAAGTGGATGGGCTTACACTGTATTGATAGATCATTGGCAAGCATACAGAAAGTACTCAGAGGGTACTGCAGGACAAGGGCAAAACTATTTGTTTTCAGTTGGTTATAAGCCAAATGAGGATCATACGTTTAACTTTTTGTTAACAGGTGCGCCGCAATGGCACGATCAAAACTTTTCTGATGATTTAGATAATTATGAGACATATGGTGAAAAATATAATGCAAATTCAGGATATTTAGAAGGATCACGTTTTACAGAAAGACGTAACTATTATCACAAACCAGTGGCTAATTTAAATTGGGATTTTAATATTAAAGAAAACTTAGAATTATCAACTGTGCTTTATGCATCATGGGGACGTGGTGGTGGAACCGGAGGTGCTGGTAGTGGAAGAGTACGTGATAATGCTTCTGGACTAATTGATTTTGATCAAATTGTAGAGAATAATATTGGTTCTGCAACAACAATAGATGGTGGTCAATACGGAACTCGGGATGATTCTTACTTAAGAAGATCATCGGTAAATGCACATAACTGGTATGGGGTACTATCTAATTTAAGCTATGAAGCAGGTGATAACTGGTCTTTTAATGTTGGTGTAGATGGTAGAACATATAACGGTATACATTTTTATCAATTAGAAAACACTTTAGGATTAGACGGGTACATTGATGTTGAAGGAACAAACAGACCGAATGATTACGTGATTACAGAAACCTTTGAAGCAAATCCTTGGAGTACATTATTTGATTATGCAGATGATGACCAAAGATTTAATTACAACTATGAAGAGGTAATTAATTATGTTGGTAGTTTTGGTCAAGCCGAATATAAAAACGATAATTTTTCTGGTTTTATTCAAGCTGCCGTTTCAACACAATCCTATCAAAGAGAAGGATTCTTTGTAGGTAATGGAAATGGTTTAGGGAAGTCAGAAAAAATAGAAAAAGTGGGTTATAATTTAAAAGGTGGTTTTGCTTATAAAATAAATGATAACCATGCTTTGTTTGTTAACGCTGGTACTTTTTCACGTCAACCATTTTTAGACAATGTTTTTTCAAATATTAGATATGAGAACACTCTAACAAAACCTGATGTAGAAAACGAAGAAATTACAAGTTTTGAAGGAGGATACAGATTTAAAGGTAAAGAATGGAGAATAAATGTAGATGTATATTCTACAGAATGGGGTAATAGATTTTTATCAACCAATGGTCCAGAACAAGCTGGTGCAGATGGTTTTAACGGAACTGCAGATGACGAGTTTAGTACATACAGACTTACTGATATTACACAAAGACATAAGGGTGTAGAATTTGATTTTGAGTATAGACCAACTGCTGCTTCTTTTAGTTTTAAAGGATACGGTTCTATAGGAGATTGGAAGTATGATGGAGAAACACCTTATACGCTTCAAAATCAAGATACAGGTGATTTTATAACAACTGGAGGAGAAACAGTAGACTTAACAGGTGTAAAAATAGGTAATGCTCCTCAAACATCTTTTGGTGTAGGAGTTAGAGTTAAGTTGTTAGAGGGATTATCTGCAGATATGGATTATAACATATATACAGATTTATACGAATTTGTTGACCCTGAAGATGTAGCAAGAGAGGCTTTAGCTGGTGGAACTTACGAATCTATAGGAATATCTGGATACTCATTAGCAGATGCCGGTATAACTTATAACTTTGATTTAGGATCTAATAAAATGTCTTTTAGAGGTAATGTTTACAATTTGTTTAATGAAGCATATATTAGTCAAAAGGATGCTTTTGGTTATTATTTGGGAGTTGGAAGAACGTTTAATGCAAGTTTACGTTACAATTTCTAA